TATGCAGCAACAAAATTTCTGCCCTTACCTAATCGTTAACGATACCGGTAACTACGCCGGCTCCCACGGTACGTCCGCCTTCACGGATAGCAAAGCGCAGACCTTCTTCAATGGCGATAGGGGTGATGAGTTCGATGTCCATTTCAATGTTATCCCCGGGCATTACCATTTCTGTTCCTTCAGGCAGGTTTGCAACTC
This sequence is a window from Bacillota bacterium. Protein-coding genes within it:
- the tuf gene encoding elongation factor Tu (EF-Tu; promotes GTP-dependent binding of aminoacyl-tRNA to the A-site of ribosomes during protein biosynthesis; when the tRNA anticodon matches the mRNA codon, GTP hydrolysis results; the inactive EF-Tu-GDP leaves the ribosome and release of GDP is promoted by elongation factor Ts; many prokaryotes have two copies of the gene encoding EF-Tu): VANLPEGTEMVMPGDNIEMDIELITPIAIEEGLRFAIREGGRTVGAGVVTGIVND